The following proteins are co-located in the Candidatus Woesearchaeota archaeon genome:
- a CDS encoding class I tRNA ligase family protein — MGKEFYTAVVAYTTPSGRMHLGHGLGHTMADVTMRYNSLKSGKKGFFPIGVHATGKDLVKIIDKLSSEGDKTAIYERYNISQKKAKEILAFPQLEERVDSLVMEYKNQYQEVLEKLGIGIDIDAFFSSHQSANQKFTQWTLRKLNKSNLIVDSKNPRYFCTKCEDIKAIESDFSEVSPSGKVDLDNLNIAEGSYILFEGDKAIIPVYTTRPETVFGATNIYGNNNISYVAVDLKNKDKPVIVDEESLDQLIDTLGGKSSVKNILSTKNITSEIITNPVNNQKIPILNANFVKANNGTGFVMSVPSHDPFDAFYLKKVAPELLDNKKVVIVDKNGNPISFDIEELTEKNLEEIRKNTYKLQEKGFFANDIEKYSNMSVKVGRKKLLENLISQGLGGELLRLEGGVFNCRADDTRIIAKRTSERAINYANQEVQNKVISLIDNMIINPGNYREELKGFIRTRLPKPCERKGENMVGSPSPFDSTKRIEALADSNIYMEFYGIAQLINQGKIKEDNLTDEFFNYVFLNEGIIEEVSQNVGLSTKKLEIVKKHINEIYPINLNVAATEHKDVHFPFSLFTHGAVLPDSFFPEEYLLTSLITMKGEKMSKSKGNVIYLDNLIEDIRTNHPIEGFSEEVSFDAIRYFLTNYQSLDRNFDWDPDVFENSGIGALQKFVTNKNRQIQILKEESTIPKTKKSSSLDKWLLTTKQKAIQNVNESMDKRDFRKSSIEVFTMMEKALRHYQTHAKYRDLNLESDFLKTQIEMTYPFTPRVAQELYKRGFDSEINSWPEMNSKEKFAEDFEQIESTFNPNHKKLRIGKVQAELGKMMGKKEITKGDNVTIIVPADFTKEMIENSNMKQLKTLNVSFEVNPNIDEIEIRKN; from the coding sequence ATGGGTAAAGAATTCTATACAGCAGTTGTCGCATATACTACTCCTTCAGGTAGAATGCATTTAGGTCATGGACTAGGCCATACAATGGCAGATGTAACCATGAGATATAATTCTTTAAAATCAGGAAAAAAAGGTTTTTTTCCTATTGGAGTTCATGCAACTGGAAAAGATTTAGTCAAAATAATTGACAAATTATCTTCAGAAGGCGATAAAACAGCAATTTATGAAAGATACAATATTTCTCAAAAAAAAGCAAAAGAAATTTTAGCTTTTCCTCAATTAGAAGAAAGAGTAGATAGTTTAGTTATGGAATATAAAAATCAATATCAAGAAGTTCTAGAAAAACTTGGCATTGGAATTGATATAGATGCATTTTTTAGTTCACATCAATCAGCAAATCAAAAATTCACACAATGGACATTAAGAAAATTAAATAAATCAAACTTGATAGTAGATAGTAAAAACCCTAGATACTTTTGTACAAAATGTGAAGATATTAAAGCTATCGAAAGTGATTTCTCCGAAGTATCACCTTCTGGAAAGGTAGATTTAGATAATTTGAACATAGCAGAAGGTTCATATATATTATTTGAAGGAGATAAAGCTATAATTCCTGTATATACTACAAGACCTGAAACAGTTTTTGGAGCAACCAATATATATGGAAATAATAATATTTCATATGTTGCTGTAGACCTAAAAAATAAAGATAAACCAGTAATAGTTGATGAAGAGTCTTTAGACCAATTAATTGATACTCTAGGAGGTAAATCTTCTGTCAAAAATATTCTATCTACAAAAAATATAACTTCTGAAATCATTACAAATCCAGTTAATAATCAAAAAATTCCTATTTTAAATGCTAATTTTGTTAAAGCAAATAATGGAACAGGTTTTGTAATGAGCGTACCTTCACACGATCCTTTTGATGCATTTTATTTAAAAAAAGTAGCACCTGAATTATTAGATAACAAAAAAGTTGTAATTGTTGATAAGAATGGTAATCCTATATCATTTGATATTGAAGAATTAACTGAAAAAAATTTAGAAGAAATAAGAAAAAATACTTACAAATTACAAGAAAAAGGATTTTTTGCAAATGATATTGAAAAATATAGTAATATGTCAGTTAAAGTTGGAAGAAAAAAATTATTAGAAAATCTAATTTCACAAGGATTGGGAGGAGAATTACTTAGATTAGAAGGTGGTGTATTTAACTGTAGAGCAGATGATACAAGAATCATTGCAAAAAGAACAAGTGAAAGAGCAATAAATTATGCTAATCAAGAGGTCCAAAATAAAGTAATATCTTTAATTGATAATATGATAATAAATCCTGGAAACTACAGAGAAGAACTTAAAGGATTTATTAGAACAAGATTACCAAAACCTTGTGAAAGAAAAGGTGAAAATATGGTTGGGTCTCCTTCTCCATTTGATTCAACTAAAAGAATTGAAGCTTTAGCTGATAGTAATATTTATATGGAATTTTATGGAATTGCGCAATTAATAAATCAAGGAAAAATTAAAGAAGATAATTTAACTGATGAATTTTTTAATTATGTATTTCTAAATGAAGGAATTATAGAAGAAGTTTCGCAAAATGTTGGACTTAGTACAAAAAAACTAGAAATAGTTAAAAAACATATTAATGAAATATATCCTATTAATTTAAATGTTGCAGCAACAGAACATAAAGATGTTCATTTTCCATTCTCATTATTTACACATGGAGCAGTATTACCTGATTCATTTTTCCCCGAAGAATATTTGCTAACATCATTAATAACTATGAAAGGTGAAAAAATGTCAAAATCAAAAGGAAATGTTATATATCTAGATAATTTAATTGAAGATATTCGTACAAACCATCCAATTGAAGGTTTCTCTGAAGAAGTATCATTTGATGCAATAAGATACTTTTTGACAAATTACCAATCCTTGGATAGAAATTTTGATTGGGATCCTGATGTATTTGAAAATTCAGGTATAGGAGCATTACAAAAATTTGTAACAAATAAAAATAGACAAATACAAATATTAAAAGAAGAGTCAACTATTCCAAAAACTAAAAAATCTAGTTCATTAGATAAATGGCTTCTAACAACTAAACAAAAAGCTATTCAAAATGTTAATGAATCTATGGATAAAAGAGATTTTAGAAAATCAAGTATTGAAGTATTTACAATGATGGAAAAAGCTTTAAGACATTATCAAACACATGCTAAATATAGAGATTTAAATTTAGAAAGTGATTTTTTAAAAACACAAATTGAAATGACATATCCATTTACGCCAAGAGTTGCACAAGAATTATATAAAAGAGGATTTGATTCAGAAATAAATTCTTGGCCAGAAATGAACTCTAAAGAAAAATTTGCTGAAGATTTCGAACAAATTGAAAGCACATTTAATCCTAATCACAAAAAATTAAGAATAGGAAAAGTTCAAGCAGAACTTGGAAAAATGATGGGGAAAAAAGAAATTACTAAAGGGGATAATGTTACAATTATTGTTCCTGCAGATTTCACTAAAGAAATGATTGAAAACTCAAATATGAAACAATTAAAAACACTAAATGTCTCATTTGAAGTGAATCCTAATATTGATGAAATAGAAATTAGGAAAAATTAG